From Caulobacter segnis, a single genomic window includes:
- a CDS encoding DUF1993 domain-containing protein — translation MDLHAIAIPTYVQMLKGLSAQLTKGEAYAAEGVMRPEALIGARLAPDMFPLATQVRFVCTQASDMLKQLAGGEPFAPAEDATDFDGLRAQLADAIARVQATPASAFDGAAERKIELKMPNGIIFDLTGEQFLRDWALAQFYFHLTAAYAILRHKGVPLGKPDWVPHMFAYIRPGTLPGR, via the coding sequence ATGGACCTGCACGCGATCGCCATCCCCACCTACGTCCAGATGCTGAAGGGCCTGTCGGCCCAGCTGACCAAGGGCGAGGCCTATGCGGCCGAGGGTGTCATGCGGCCGGAGGCGCTGATCGGCGCGCGCCTGGCGCCGGACATGTTCCCGCTGGCGACCCAGGTGCGGTTCGTCTGCACCCAGGCCAGCGACATGCTCAAGCAGTTGGCGGGCGGTGAGCCGTTCGCCCCGGCCGAGGACGCGACCGATTTCGACGGCCTGCGGGCCCAGCTGGCCGACGCCATCGCGCGGGTCCAGGCGACGCCCGCCTCGGCCTTCGACGGCGCCGCGGAGCGGAAGATCGAACTGAAGATGCCCAACGGGATCATCTTCGACCTGACCGGCGAGCAGTTCCTGCGCGACTGGGCGCTGGCCCAGTTCTACTTCCACCTGACGGCGGCCTACGCGATCCTGCGCCACAAGGGCGTGCCGTTGGGCAAGCCCGACTGGGTCCCGCACATGTTCGCCTACATCCGGCCGGGGACGCTGCCGGGGCGATAG
- a CDS encoding cupin domain-containing protein — protein MSRRRLASVGAAIVLIGFAGAAIAQERLVRLSPTDVAALVEGGATAGTSGVSGIRTTVLYGDPTKAGPYTIALRVPPNMRIAAHSHRDDRTAIVVAGVWRFGYGRQADAALVKVLPPGSFYSEPAGVDHFAMTGPEGASVYISGYGPTSTDYVEAANAPKP, from the coding sequence ATGAGCCGCCGCCGTCTCGCCTCTGTCGGCGCCGCGATCGTCCTGATCGGTTTCGCCGGCGCCGCCATCGCCCAGGAGCGCCTCGTGCGCCTGAGCCCCACGGACGTCGCCGCCCTCGTCGAGGGCGGCGCCACCGCCGGCACCTCGGGCGTGTCCGGCATCCGCACGACAGTGCTGTACGGGGATCCGACCAAGGCCGGCCCCTACACGATCGCCTTGCGGGTCCCGCCCAACATGCGCATCGCCGCGCACAGCCATCGCGACGACCGCACCGCGATCGTCGTCGCCGGCGTCTGGCGCTTCGGCTACGGCCGCCAGGCCGACGCGGCGCTGGTCAAGGTGCTGCCGCCGGGCAGCTTCTACAGCGAGCCGGCCGGGGTCGATCACTTCGCCATGACCGGTCCAGAAGGCGCCAGCGTCTACATCTCGGGCTATGGCCCGACCAGCACCGACTATGTCGAGGCCGCCAACGCGCCCAAGCCCTGA
- a CDS encoding TonB-dependent receptor, translating into MFEWTGEHGARGARATGKAIRAVLLASVFGLGWAAGAHAETAASAEPSDTIDSLVIVANRNDAAKTQMRAANAVAVLSAEDLEHTAVHNVAEALGMMPSVNVMNTGSSFFGGIDGASRGEGMFVSIRGLNAEFNVNMINGVTVAQGMPYSRQVQLSLLPPSGLHTIVLNKTSTADMDGDAIGGTVDFRTPSACDFRDDFAGSITASGRVESRARDYGDEGLGGGLSAEWAQKFGPEQSFGVYASAFYDKRNYANSEMAGVMAAQNDGGWSYLVRDAAGASYPGLDPEKNITQTGLNIGVSNGYTERWGGNFTLNWRPDETLDAYLRGSYAFAKTQQNSTLSQFVSTSKSYKETVAGSGRYALSVDQISTRVWYETNPEEADLATVQAGFDKTLGAWTLSPQVFYSAGNNDRPNHIEASARINQSDRYNSGSNRPLGGLSIGYADNLPYPLFTPTIHDDLNNANTALLARRAGQLTEQFSGQQKYGFKFDAKRVFEGRALQWVKLGGKYVDSHRRVTNRDWTNDHFANLLGQGGLTWQSLGLSTSYYDAVFPGQYEWRVPKVSQEKLFEYFYKYKTDASFDTCGSNAVNNWNCNTQKGDEAVASLYAVADYQFGDVEVSPGLRYEHTKIDNLYWAIPTTSAGEQTGAWATSRTEYNEVLPSVFVTWRPSDAAVYRGSVWTSYTRPAFIQLAGGERRAISDDGSVSISRGNPDLKPIKAINLDLSGEWSNSKGGYAMLGGFYKRLSDYMYDNGSSSVNTDTYAEGKTTISQPTNGGDGDVYGVELQLRQKFADLPGLLSGLGAGVNVTRQWTSVDLGDGVDNRIQNAPDWLADATLFYQKGGFSFDVIYHYSGAYLSAYDVLDQAGEWDNLWVRPMRSVDLHVGYAFGNGFKLDLSVANLLKNYTYWSHVGRDSLAVSDVVDSGRTTLLTLKKSF; encoded by the coding sequence ATGTTTGAGTGGACGGGTGAACACGGCGCGCGCGGGGCTCGCGCGACGGGCAAGGCGATCAGGGCCGTCCTGCTGGCCAGCGTCTTCGGCCTGGGTTGGGCCGCCGGCGCTCACGCCGAGACCGCCGCCTCGGCTGAACCGTCGGACACGATCGACTCGCTGGTGATCGTCGCCAATCGCAACGACGCGGCCAAGACCCAGATGCGCGCCGCCAACGCGGTGGCGGTGCTGTCGGCCGAGGACCTGGAGCACACCGCCGTCCACAACGTGGCCGAGGCCCTGGGCATGATGCCCAGCGTCAACGTGATGAACACCGGCTCGTCGTTCTTCGGCGGAATCGACGGCGCCTCGCGCGGCGAAGGCATGTTCGTGTCGATCCGTGGCCTGAACGCCGAGTTCAACGTCAACATGATCAATGGCGTGACGGTCGCCCAGGGCATGCCCTACAGCCGCCAGGTCCAGCTGAGCCTGCTGCCGCCGTCCGGCCTGCACACCATCGTGCTGAACAAGACCTCGACCGCCGACATGGACGGCGACGCCATCGGCGGCACGGTCGACTTCCGCACGCCGTCGGCCTGCGACTTCCGCGACGATTTCGCCGGCTCGATCACCGCGTCGGGCCGCGTCGAGAGCCGGGCTCGCGACTACGGCGACGAGGGCCTGGGCGGAGGGCTGTCGGCCGAATGGGCCCAGAAGTTCGGCCCCGAGCAGAGCTTCGGCGTCTATGCCAGCGCCTTCTACGACAAGCGCAACTACGCCAACAGCGAGATGGCCGGCGTCATGGCCGCCCAGAACGACGGCGGCTGGAGCTATCTGGTCCGCGACGCCGCCGGCGCCAGCTATCCGGGCCTGGATCCCGAGAAGAACATCACCCAAACCGGCCTGAACATCGGCGTCTCCAACGGCTACACCGAGCGCTGGGGCGGCAACTTCACCCTGAACTGGCGCCCCGACGAGACGCTGGACGCTTATCTGCGCGGCTCCTACGCCTTCGCCAAGACCCAGCAAAACTCGACGCTCAGCCAGTTCGTCAGCACAAGCAAGAGCTACAAGGAGACGGTCGCCGGCAGCGGTCGCTACGCCCTGAGCGTCGACCAGATCTCCACCCGCGTCTGGTACGAGACCAACCCGGAAGAAGCTGATCTGGCCACCGTGCAGGCCGGCTTCGACAAGACCCTCGGCGCGTGGACGCTGTCGCCGCAGGTCTTCTACAGCGCCGGGAACAACGATCGCCCTAACCACATCGAGGCCTCGGCCCGCATCAATCAGAGCGACCGGTACAACAGCGGCTCGAACCGGCCGCTGGGCGGTCTGTCGATCGGTTACGCCGACAACCTGCCCTACCCGCTGTTCACCCCGACGATCCACGATGACCTGAACAACGCAAACACCGCCCTCCTGGCGCGCCGCGCGGGCCAGCTGACCGAGCAGTTCAGCGGCCAGCAGAAGTACGGCTTCAAGTTCGACGCCAAGCGCGTGTTCGAAGGCCGCGCCCTGCAATGGGTCAAGCTGGGTGGCAAATATGTCGACAGCCACCGCCGGGTGACCAACCGCGACTGGACCAACGACCACTTCGCCAACCTGCTGGGCCAGGGCGGCCTGACCTGGCAGAGCCTGGGCCTGTCGACCAGCTATTACGACGCCGTGTTCCCGGGCCAATACGAATGGCGCGTGCCCAAGGTCAGCCAGGAGAAGCTGTTCGAGTACTTCTACAAGTACAAGACCGACGCCTCTTTCGACACCTGCGGCTCGAACGCCGTCAACAACTGGAACTGCAACACCCAGAAGGGCGACGAGGCCGTAGCCTCGCTTTACGCCGTGGCTGACTACCAGTTCGGCGACGTCGAGGTCTCGCCCGGCCTGCGCTACGAGCACACCAAGATCGACAACCTGTACTGGGCGATCCCGACCACCAGCGCGGGCGAACAGACGGGCGCCTGGGCCACCAGCCGCACCGAGTACAACGAGGTGCTGCCCAGCGTGTTCGTGACCTGGCGCCCCAGTGACGCGGCCGTCTATCGCGGCTCGGTCTGGACGTCCTACACCCGTCCGGCCTTCATCCAGTTGGCCGGCGGCGAGCGCCGCGCGATCAGCGACGACGGCAGCGTCTCGATCTCGCGCGGCAATCCCGACCTGAAGCCGATCAAGGCGATCAACCTGGATCTGTCGGGCGAGTGGAGCAACAGCAAGGGCGGCTACGCCATGCTCGGCGGCTTCTACAAGCGCCTGTCGGACTACATGTACGACAACGGCTCCAGCTCGGTGAACACCGACACCTACGCCGAGGGCAAGACCACGATCAGCCAGCCTACCAATGGCGGCGACGGCGATGTCTATGGCGTGGAACTGCAGCTGCGCCAGAAGTTCGCGGACCTGCCGGGCCTGCTGAGCGGCCTGGGCGCGGGCGTCAACGTCACCCGCCAGTGGACCAGCGTCGACCTCGGCGACGGCGTCGACAACCGCATCCAGAACGCCCCCGACTGGCTGGCCGACGCCACGCTGTTCTACCAGAAGGGCGGCTTCAGCTTCGACGTGATCTACCACTATTCGGGCGCCTACCTGTCGGCGTACGACGTGCTGGATCAGGCCGGGGAATGGGACAATCTGTGGGTCCGGCCGATGCGCAGCGTCGACCTGCACGTGGGCTACGCCTTCGGCAATGGCTTCAAGCTGGACCTGTCGGTCGCCAACCTCCTGAAGAACTACACCTACTGGTCGCACGTCGGCCGCGACAGCTTGGCCGTCTCGGACGTCGTCGACTCCGGCCGCACCACGCTGCTGACACTCAAGAAGAGCTTCTGA
- a CDS encoding histidine-type phosphatase translates to MPGLRPRHLLAQVLLACAMMACATASLAASPRVERVVIIMRHGVRAPIVGEAPLDTLTGAPWPTWSVPPEHLTAHGAKALDILGRSDRRWLAGLGVLPALGCPAEGQVRIWTNTAERTIASGEAFARGLTPGCETPVGHRPPNEVDPLFEPLRAGVAPFDPAAAIASIQAYTGGVDHLAARLQPALDELDRVLDCGAGKACSPRRASSVAPSADGRGIDLTGPIRDASGTAQVLLLQYVEGLSPAAASWRGVEPDTLKRLGALHAALFDVFTRPPYMTARQAGPLSRRVLEALDAPSVGGVDIFMGHDTNVTAMAAALGARLDAPGYATGDVPPGGALIFMSLVDDAGSRSVRVYYQTQSPQALRGLNDRVSRPAIGVLGHDSRAIPSGEFRRRLEAAITTNTDSPD, encoded by the coding sequence ATGCCCGGCCTCCGCCCTCGCCATTTGCTGGCGCAAGTGCTGCTCGCCTGCGCGATGATGGCGTGCGCGACCGCCAGCCTGGCCGCCTCTCCGCGTGTCGAGCGGGTCGTCATCATCATGCGCCACGGCGTTCGCGCGCCGATCGTGGGCGAGGCGCCGCTGGACACCCTGACCGGCGCCCCCTGGCCGACCTGGTCCGTCCCACCCGAGCATCTGACCGCGCATGGCGCCAAGGCGCTCGACATCCTGGGGCGCTCCGACCGCCGCTGGCTGGCCGGCCTGGGCGTGCTGCCGGCGCTTGGGTGCCCCGCCGAGGGCCAGGTGAGAATCTGGACCAACACCGCCGAGCGCACGATCGCCAGTGGCGAGGCCTTCGCCCGGGGCCTGACGCCCGGCTGCGAAACTCCTGTCGGCCATCGCCCGCCAAACGAAGTCGATCCGCTGTTCGAACCGCTGCGCGCGGGTGTCGCCCCGTTCGATCCGGCGGCGGCCATCGCCTCGATCCAGGCCTATACCGGCGGCGTCGATCACCTGGCCGCTCGCCTGCAACCGGCGCTCGACGAGCTGGACCGGGTGCTGGACTGCGGCGCGGGCAAGGCCTGCTCGCCCCGGCGCGCCTCCAGTGTCGCCCCTTCGGCGGACGGACGCGGGATCGATCTGACCGGACCGATCCGCGACGCCTCGGGCACGGCCCAGGTGCTGCTGCTGCAATATGTCGAGGGCCTGTCTCCCGCCGCCGCCAGTTGGCGCGGTGTCGAGCCCGACACCCTGAAACGCCTCGGCGCGCTCCACGCCGCCCTGTTCGACGTCTTCACCCGCCCGCCCTACATGACCGCGCGCCAGGCCGGCCCGCTCAGCCGGCGGGTGCTGGAAGCCCTGGATGCGCCCAGCGTTGGCGGCGTCGACATCTTCATGGGCCACGACACCAACGTCACGGCCATGGCGGCGGCGTTGGGCGCACGCCTCGACGCGCCGGGCTACGCGACGGGCGACGTTCCGCCCGGCGGCGCGCTGATCTTCATGAGCCTAGTGGACGACGCGGGAAGCCGATCGGTCCGCGTCTACTACCAGACCCAGTCGCCACAGGCGCTGCGCGGCTTGAACGACCGCGTTTCGAGGCCGGCGATCGGTGTCCTGGGCCATGACTCCCGCGCCATTCCATCGGGCGAATTTCGCCGCCGCCTCGAAGCGGCGATCACGACGAACACGGACTCGCCAGACTGA
- the hutC gene encoding histidine utilization repressor yields the protein MTGPLHQRIRSEIEARIRSGEWAPGHRAPTEAELMEQYGCARMTVNKAMTALVEAGLIVRRKRAGSFVARPKVHAPVLNIPDIQSEIVARGEAYAFRLLSRTVRAADRDSPDEVALAAGGKLLELDGVHDAGGRPFALERRLVSLKAAPEIEAADFAEHPPGAWLLEHVAWTEAESRIGAINADAADARLLALDEGAACLVVDRRTWREGQHVTRVRQVFPGEAYDLVARFGPSA from the coding sequence TGGGCGCCCGGCCACCGGGCCCCGACCGAGGCCGAGCTGATGGAACAGTACGGCTGCGCGCGGATGACGGTGAACAAGGCCATGACCGCCTTGGTCGAGGCCGGGCTGATCGTGCGCCGCAAGCGGGCCGGCTCGTTCGTGGCCCGGCCCAAGGTGCACGCGCCGGTGCTGAACATCCCCGACATCCAGTCCGAGATCGTCGCGCGCGGCGAGGCCTACGCCTTCCGCCTGCTGTCGCGCACGGTGCGGGCCGCCGATCGCGACAGCCCCGACGAGGTCGCGCTGGCGGCCGGCGGCAAGCTCCTGGAGCTGGACGGCGTGCACGACGCCGGCGGCCGGCCGTTCGCCCTGGAGCGGCGGCTGGTCTCGCTGAAGGCCGCGCCCGAGATCGAGGCCGCCGATTTCGCCGAACATCCGCCCGGCGCCTGGCTTCTGGAGCACGTCGCCTGGACCGAGGCCGAGAGCCGCATCGGCGCCATCAACGCCGATGCCGCCGACGCCCGCCTGCTGGCCCTAGACGAAGGCGCGGCCTGCCTGGTCGTCGACCGCCGCACCTGGCGCGAAGGCCAGCACGTCACCCGCGTGCGGCAGGTTTTCCCAGGCGAGGCCTATGATCTGGTGGCGCGGTTCGGGCCTAGCGCCTGA
- a CDS encoding FecR family protein, whose product MRLLNGRAFFDVAHDRAHPFAVQAGGRVVTALGTQFDVRLTPGAVRVVLAEGSVSVASAPGGPSAPMVKLAPGQDFAAQDGKAGKVSSTDLGEALAWKQGVVEFQDRPLSDAIEVLNRYTRAQIVIKDPKVAALRITGVFKTGDIPRFGRSVSQVLPVKMIARDADTYELVSTRR is encoded by the coding sequence GTGCGCCTTCTGAACGGCCGGGCCTTCTTCGACGTGGCCCACGACCGCGCCCATCCCTTCGCCGTCCAGGCGGGCGGACGTGTCGTGACGGCGCTCGGCACCCAGTTCGACGTGCGCCTGACGCCGGGGGCGGTACGGGTGGTGCTGGCCGAGGGCAGCGTCTCGGTGGCCTCGGCGCCCGGCGGCCCCTCCGCGCCGATGGTCAAGCTGGCCCCCGGCCAGGACTTCGCCGCCCAGGATGGCAAGGCGGGCAAGGTGTCGTCGACCGACCTCGGCGAGGCCCTGGCCTGGAAGCAGGGGGTGGTGGAATTTCAGGACCGCCCTTTGTCCGACGCGATCGAAGTGCTGAACCGCTACACGCGCGCCCAGATCGTCATCAAGGATCCGAAGGTGGCGGCGCTGCGCATCACGGGTGTGTTCAAGACAGGTGACATCCCGCGCTTCGGTCGTTCGGTGTCTCAGGTCTTGCCCGTCAAGATGATCGCGCGTGACGCGGATACATATGAACTGGTTTCGACGCGCCGGTAG
- a CDS encoding hydrolase: protein MTSPLTLRDPLADHLLTPQNAALLIIDFQPVQVSSIVTMEKRLLIANVANLAKTARLYDLPVVLTTVNVATGLNTPTITPITDVLPGVTPIDRTAINAWEDEDFVAAVKATGRRKLIMVALWTEVCLAFPALDALAEGYDVFAVVDAVGGTSELAHRAGIDRVVQAGGKPVSWIQVACELQRDWNRKDTAQGFAEIVLRSVGH, encoded by the coding sequence ATGACATCGCCCCTGACCCTCCGCGATCCGCTGGCCGATCACCTGCTGACGCCGCAGAACGCCGCCCTGCTGATCATCGACTTCCAGCCCGTCCAGGTCTCGTCCATCGTCACGATGGAAAAGCGCCTGCTGATCGCCAACGTCGCAAACCTGGCCAAGACGGCGCGGCTCTACGACCTCCCGGTGGTGCTGACCACGGTCAATGTCGCCACCGGCCTGAACACGCCGACCATCACGCCGATCACCGACGTCCTGCCCGGCGTCACGCCCATCGATCGCACCGCCATCAACGCCTGGGAGGACGAGGACTTCGTCGCCGCGGTGAAGGCCACGGGCCGTCGGAAGCTGATCATGGTCGCCCTGTGGACCGAGGTCTGCCTGGCGTTCCCGGCCCTGGACGCCCTGGCCGAGGGCTACGACGTGTTCGCGGTGGTGGACGCGGTGGGCGGCACCTCGGAACTCGCCCATCGCGCGGGGATCGACCGCGTCGTCCAGGCCGGCGGCAAGCCGGTCAGCTGGATCCAGGTGGCGTGCGAGCTGCAGCGCGACTGGAACCGCAAGGACACCGCCCAGGGCTTCGCCGAGATCGTCCTGCGGTCGGTCGGCCACTAG
- a CDS encoding helix-turn-helix domain-containing protein, translating into MSMMSFSLIGASELPTAAAAFEAEILQQASRLAPWQERKVARHIREHLDQPISVHDLAGLVGLSASYFSRRFRGSFGVAPRAYVIRSRLERAQSLMRQSRTPLCAIALDCGFCDQAHMSRLFHTVIGSTPSRWRRQQALA; encoded by the coding sequence ATGAGCATGATGAGCTTTTCCCTGATCGGCGCGAGCGAACTGCCGACGGCGGCGGCCGCGTTCGAAGCCGAGATCCTTCAGCAAGCGTCACGCCTGGCGCCATGGCAGGAGCGCAAGGTCGCCCGGCATATTCGCGAGCATCTCGACCAGCCGATCAGCGTCCACGATCTCGCGGGCCTGGTCGGCCTGAGCGCCAGCTACTTCTCGCGGCGCTTCCGGGGCAGCTTCGGCGTGGCGCCGCGCGCCTACGTGATCCGCAGCCGGCTGGAGCGCGCCCAGAGCCTGATGCGCCAGAGCCGCACGCCGCTCTGCGCCATCGCCCTGGATTGCGGCTTTTGCGACCAGGCGCACATGTCACGCCTGTTCCACACGGTGATCGGCAGCACGCCCAGCCGCTGGCGTCGCCAACAGGCGCTGGCCTAG
- a CDS encoding DeoR/GlpR family DNA-binding transcription regulator — MLRREDRQREILRKLKPGENHAIGRLAQDLAVSEETIRRELRVLAARGDVVWTHGAVQLAVVSNEGPLDRRMQENVAEKGRIAAAAAEYVRDGDTIFIDAGTTACFVARRLASVRQGLKVITNSLVVAETLGGRNGNTLFLAGGELDYDYRAFSDHVAQAYIAQFTPHLAILTVGGVHPDHGLMDRHAREAVMSRIVYERADRVLLAADHTKFGRLGLIRTASPEEVDILVTDAPLDEAHAQAFRRANVVIAP, encoded by the coding sequence ATGCTCAGGCGCGAGGATCGCCAGCGCGAAATTCTGCGCAAGCTGAAGCCGGGCGAAAACCATGCGATCGGGCGACTGGCCCAGGATCTGGCGGTCTCCGAGGAAACGATCCGTCGCGAGCTGCGCGTGCTGGCCGCGCGCGGCGACGTGGTCTGGACCCATGGCGCCGTCCAGCTCGCGGTGGTCTCCAACGAAGGTCCACTGGACCGGCGCATGCAGGAAAACGTCGCGGAAAAGGGCCGCATCGCCGCGGCGGCGGCCGAGTACGTCCGGGACGGCGACACCATCTTCATCGACGCGGGAACGACAGCCTGCTTCGTGGCGCGCCGTCTCGCCTCCGTGCGCCAGGGGCTAAAGGTGATCACCAATTCCCTGGTGGTCGCCGAGACGCTCGGCGGGCGAAACGGCAACACCCTGTTCCTGGCCGGCGGAGAGCTGGACTACGACTACAGGGCGTTTTCGGACCACGTCGCCCAGGCCTACATCGCCCAGTTCACGCCGCATCTGGCGATCCTGACCGTCGGCGGCGTGCATCCCGACCACGGCCTGATGGATCGACACGCACGCGAGGCGGTGATGAGCCGGATCGTCTACGAGCGCGCCGACCGCGTGCTGCTGGCCGCCGACCACACCAAGTTCGGCCGGCTTGGCCTCATTCGCACGGCCTCGCCCGAAGAGGTCGACATCCTGGTGACCGACGCGCCGCTGGATGAGGCCCACGCCCAGGCCTTCCGTCGCGCCAACGTCGTCATCGCCCCCTAA
- a CDS encoding RNA polymerase sigma factor, translating into MTDASDAAARADAFARQAAAMRGPLAAYFRRRVRNAGEVEDLVQEVFLRLTVRGTPENTDHASAYIFQTAASVLADRYRRRVVRHADDHVALDPDLQGEQDFDPARIYAGKQALNAAAAALMTMPERTRTIFLLRRIDGLRHQAIATQLGLSVSAVEKHMVRAIEHLMAHAGGAR; encoded by the coding sequence ATGACAGATGCTTCCGACGCCGCCGCGCGCGCGGACGCCTTCGCCAGGCAGGCGGCGGCGATGCGCGGACCGCTGGCCGCCTATTTCCGTCGGCGGGTGCGTAACGCCGGCGAGGTGGAGGACCTCGTGCAGGAGGTCTTCCTGCGCCTGACCGTGCGCGGCACGCCGGAGAATACGGACCACGCCAGCGCCTATATCTTCCAGACGGCCGCCAGCGTGCTGGCCGACCGCTACCGTCGTCGGGTGGTCCGTCACGCCGACGACCACGTCGCGCTGGATCCCGACCTGCAGGGCGAGCAGGATTTCGACCCCGCCCGCATCTATGCCGGCAAGCAGGCCTTGAACGCCGCCGCCGCGGCCCTCATGACCATGCCGGAACGAACGCGAACGATCTTCCTGCTTCGCCGCATCGACGGTCTGCGCCACCAGGCCATCGCCACGCAGCTGGGCCTGTCGGTGAGCGCGGTGGAGAAACATATGGTTCGCGCCATCGAACATCTCATGGCCCACGCGGGAGGCGCCCGATGA
- a CDS encoding endonuclease/exonuclease/phosphatase family protein: MSYNIRYDNPEDRPDWRARRGPMARQIASISPDILGVQEALLPMVADLSAGLPDYAHYGVGRDDGDKAGETTTIFYRDARFERLLAETRWCSPTPERPGKAYDAALPRTYTRVVLRDRASGVLLDVRNAHLDHKGAESRRLCARQIRDQAAWPNARLVVLGDFNSLPTDPPHAALTSGENGLRDARAASAVVSGPAGTFNDFSPSAPPTGPIDYVFVDRGFRTARFATLTDTHDGQVISDHFPVVAEIVLRPLN, translated from the coding sequence ATGAGCTACAACATCCGCTACGACAATCCCGAGGATCGCCCCGACTGGCGCGCCCGTCGCGGCCCGATGGCGCGGCAGATCGCCTCCATCTCGCCGGACATTCTGGGCGTGCAGGAAGCACTGCTCCCCATGGTGGCGGACCTGTCGGCCGGACTGCCCGACTACGCGCACTATGGCGTCGGGCGCGACGACGGCGACAAGGCCGGGGAGACCACGACCATCTTCTATCGCGACGCCCGGTTCGAGCGACTGCTGGCCGAGACCCGTTGGTGTTCGCCGACGCCCGAGCGGCCCGGCAAGGCCTATGACGCGGCCCTGCCCAGAACCTACACCCGGGTCGTGCTGCGCGATCGCGCCAGCGGGGTGCTGCTGGACGTGCGCAACGCCCATCTCGATCACAAGGGCGCGGAGTCGCGGCGGCTGTGCGCTCGGCAGATCCGCGACCAGGCCGCCTGGCCCAACGCTCGTCTGGTGGTGCTCGGCGATTTCAACAGCCTCCCGACCGATCCGCCGCACGCCGCCCTGACCTCGGGCGAGAACGGATTGCGCGACGCGCGGGCCGCCAGCGCCGTCGTGTCCGGTCCGGCGGGGACCTTCAACGACTTCTCGCCCAGCGCTCCGCCGACGGGGCCCATAGACTATGTCTTCGTCGATCGCGGCTTCCGGACGGCGCGCTTCGCCACCCTGACCGACACCCACGATGGCCAGGTGATCTCGGACCACTTTCCGGTCGTCGCCGAGATCGTCCTGCGTCCGCTGAACTAG
- a CDS encoding GFA family protein: protein MDSPTPNPTFRGGCLCGALRWEASRAPDFMGMCCCGDCRKASGAGFIPFMGFAASALAITGPARQYRSLAFRGGEATRNSCPTCGGLVFGGEHGLHDSHTIYAGSLDDPSLFKPTMLLFDRDRPAWVIPPEGVTRFETMPD from the coding sequence TTGGACTCTCCCACGCCCAACCCCACCTTCAGAGGCGGATGCCTGTGCGGCGCGTTACGTTGGGAAGCGTCCCGCGCGCCCGACTTCATGGGCATGTGCTGCTGCGGTGACTGCCGGAAGGCGTCCGGGGCGGGGTTCATTCCGTTCATGGGCTTCGCGGCCTCGGCCCTGGCCATCACCGGTCCGGCGCGCCAGTACCGCAGCCTAGCGTTCCGGGGCGGCGAGGCGACGCGCAACTCCTGCCCCACCTGCGGCGGCCTCGTTTTCGGCGGCGAGCACGGCCTGCACGACAGCCACACGATCTACGCCGGCTCGCTGGACGACCCGAGCCTGTTCAAGCCGACCATGCTGCTGTTCGACCGCGACCGCCCGGCCTGGGTGATCCCGCCCGAGGGCGTGACGCGGTTCGAGACCATGCCGGACTAG